The following DNA comes from Mauremys reevesii isolate NIE-2019 linkage group 23, ASM1616193v1, whole genome shotgun sequence.
CAGCCTCCAGGACAGaggtgggtaaactttttgggCTGAGAGCCACATCttggtggggaaattgtatgcagggtcgggacaggggcttggggtgcatgagggatgtggggtgtgggagggggtgcagtgtgcaggaaggggttcagggcaagggattggggcagaggggtatggggtgcatgaggggtcagggaaggggtcagggaaggggttggggtgcaggagggatgcagactgcaggaggggctcagggcaggggttagggtgcaggaggggtgtggagtgtatgaaggggcttagggcagggagttggggtgcacaagggggctcaggtagtggggtacaggagggtgctggtgcatgaggggttcagggcaggagcTTGGGGTGCGTGAGGGAGTGcgggatgtgggaggggatgcggtgtgcaggaaggggctcagggcaagggatggggcagaggaggggtgtggggtatatgaggggactcagggaagggggtgcaggaggggtgtggggtgcgcaagggggctcagggcagggagttggggtgcaggaggggtgtgaggtgcaggcagggggcttagggcagggagttgggggggcggggtgcaaGCCGGACCCGTGCCGCTCTAGGAAgcactgcggcccctgggggaagtgtgtgtgtgtggagggaggtggCAGAGGGCTCCACATGCACTGTCCTTgctgcgcctccaggtacctcccccacagctcccattggccgcggttccctgttcctggccaataggagctgcggggggtggtgcctggaggcaagggcaatgcttggagccctctgccccccacccaggggctgcagggacatggtgctggccgcttctgcaGAGCGGCGCGGGGCCCATGGCGCCACGGGGGCaatcccgtgggccggatccaaagccctgaggagcCGGAGCCGGCCCGCAGGCAGgagtttgccccctcccccccccccccaagctagGAGAAGTCACTGGACAGGTTTCGGGGAGTTGCAAGTGCATGGCTGGCATTATGGGGTGGCAAGCAGAGCAGTTGTCCCACGTTCCATGCCCCGGGGGAccccatgaagctaagttacatgcttcagccccctgcctggggctcggGCTTCCGACAAGGCTGATGCGTGACAAACAGGCTCAAGTATCATCCTGAAATGTacgtacaatatttatattccagtcgatttattttataattagaagGTAAAAATGAAAGTCAGCAATGTGTCAGGAACTGTGTGGCTGTGAcgcttctgtatttttatgtctgattttataagcaagtagtttttaagtggaggtgaaacttggggtacgcaagacaaatcagcctcctgaaaggagcacaggagtctggaaaggttgagacccactggactagctgatcacgatggtcccttcggACCCGAAAGTCTATGAGACATGAGCCTGGCTCATAATGCCCAGCCCCAAATCCTGGGGAATGGACAGCTTGTTCTTCCAATGTGTTCGTGGTACCTTCTGTGGAATATCCTTGTGAGAGCTTGGGAACCCTTTGGGGAAGGCGAGCGTTTACCTGTCatctccagcagagggcagtggtgcgcgcacacccctccctccccccattgacTGGCAGCAGCGGAATGATAACAGGGCGGGGGGCTGGTGTCACTTTTGTACCTGCAGGTGCCTAGCAGGAAGAAACCCCCCCTCGGGCGCCATGTGGCGGCAATCCCAGCTTCTCTTCCTGGTGTGTCTGGTTCTGTCCAGTGGCTCTGCTGACAGGTGGAGAGGTACGTTTAGTTTTGCTTATTTCCATTGCCCCCCAAAATCAAAATCCGCTTGGTGCGGGGGCCAGGTGCTTCATGGACAGACAGCGCTGGAGACTGCGCGGCTTCTGCTTTCTCCTTGCCATGGGCAACGGCATTGATGGCACAGGGGAAGCTCTGCCATCGCCCTACCCTGGAAGTGAGCCCCCATGGCCTGTGCAGTCCTTGCTCCCTTCCCTGCAGACCCCTAAACGCCCACGTGTGCGCGATGGATGCTTGTGTGATAGGCACCGTCATCGCTATAGCATCATAGGCTTGCATGGTGTCTTAGAAGTGGCCTAGTAGCACTCACAGCCTTAACTTGAGCCCCATGACGGCTTCTCTTCTCGGGAACTCCCAACTTCCGGAGAGTTTCGAGACCTGGCCTCTGCCCAAAAATTtgttttggttgggtttttttaaaatgttttttctttggtGACAAATCACAGCTCATCTCCTTCCGAGCACaagaagaggggtgggggaaatactCTTGTGACCTTTCTTTAGAGCATTGCAACCCAGGGCATAAAATGCAGAACTCTGAGACCGGATCCTGCTGGTGGATCGCTGCACCCACGTGGATCCTCacgctggatcaggccctgggtgTGGAACTAGTTCTTGCTCAGATGCACCTCTGGGTGTTCCAGAGAAACCTGGCTTTGATTGGACCAGTGTGGCAAGTACAGAAACACGAGCAGAGGGAATTGTCACACAGATAAGAGGTGGGGGGAGCTGTCCGATACCGTGTTGTTTGTGGTATTAAAGGCTGTGTTGTGATAAATACGCACAAGAGTTACAGGTCCTGAGCCCAACTTTAACTGCAGCCTTTTCTGGCTGGAAGGCCTGATGGGTCAGCACCCAGATCACTGCTTCATCCAGGAAAACATGGAGACGAGGTCCCCGCCTCTTATAGTTTATAATCTAGGGCACTACCCTCTGCACCCAGAGAAGTCACCGGGGGCTCTGCATGAGTGTCGGTGTTCCCGTGCATGGATCCAACTGCAGGATTGTGGCCTAAACGAgcctctctccccctgccagAATCCCTTCTTATTTTGTATGTGCAAAAATAAAAACCAATGCCCTCCCCCCCCTCACATGCCCTCTCTAACCCAGAAGCCCCAGTAATACTCAAACTGTTTCTCTGTCATTCTCTTTAGATGATGAAGAGGAGGATGGCTGCACGCTAATAGATGCTCTCCCGTACATGGTCGTGGGAGGAGGTGGGTTATTAATGCCCATCCCCAATGgaggccgggggcgggggagggagggggcagaggaaaaGTGCATGACCCTGGAGCAGTCCCATCCATACAGCCCAGGGTAACAGTAGAGGGTTTTGTAGCagtgtgagcatgtgtgtgtgctgAGTTTGTTCGTTCTCCTCGCAGCACAAGGTGAggatgggaggggagagcaggtgAAGTCTAATGCTGCAGACAGTCCTTAACATGCTATATGACCCCGTGTCAACCAAACAGGGCCTTCCTCCTGTATGAACGCCTCGCTCGGGCTGGGTGGCTTGGGCTTCGAAAGGGGGCTGAAACAGAAACGCCTCTGATCTAAtctgtctctctgtgccccagctgCTCTGATGTATGCAGGACCAGCCGTGCTGGCTTCATTGGGGTTCCAGGCCACTGGCATAGCAGCCAACTCCGTGGGTTCCTGGTTGATGAGCTGGTCTGCCATAAGTTCGGGAGGCGGCGTGCCTGCAGGGGGAGTCGTGGCCACGCTCCAGAGCCTCGGTAGGTGGGATGTGCCCCGTGCAAGGAACACTTCAAACTCAGCGTGAGCTTTTAAAGAGCTTATTCCCCTTTCACTCAGGATTGCTAGGATGGGGGGTGCTTTGGAagaagagcagggggctgggagttgtggcacttgggggaggggggcttttaGAACTAGAGGTTCCAACTGAGACCAAACACCCCTCTTCACCGGTATGGTGAGAGAACCCCTGCCCCGGGGAGTTACCGTTCTAAATAGCCAAGGCgagaaggggtgtgggggggagggcagcagaGACCGAGGGGCAGTCACTTGCCCCAGGTCCTGTACAGcggagccaggaacagaagccaggagTCATGACGCCCGCTCGTGAAATAGGTGAGGTCAGATTGGGACCCTGTGACTCTCCCTTTATCGACAGAGCCCAGGCCGGCTTCTCTCCTGGACAGTGCGGGCGTTGGATCTGTTCCCTGTCCGCCACCGGATTGACTGGGGTCTGCGCTGGCTATTCACTAGCCTTTGTTCTGTGTTCCTTCCAGGGGCCCAAGCAGGCAGCGTGGCCTGGGGGTCGATCGGCTCCAAGCTGGGCTACTCTGCCCACCAGAACTTCATCTGCGGCAAGAAGCAGAAGTCCAAGAAGCAgtaatccccctccccccgcagctctcCTCTCGCCGGCTGTCGGGAAAGCTACCTCTGGGCTCGCCACACCGAGCCTGGGCATGGGCGCGGTTTGACGTCTgtatttgggggaaggggtgtgatGTAATTCTCAAGGGGTTTGCTCTaattcctactgaaatcaatagacgTGTTTGGCCAGGTCTACGCTACCCATTTAGTGCggtataactgtgtcactcaggtGTGAAACATCCACACGCCTGAGCAACACAGCTATGCCAGCCCCCCGGCGGGGGTCTGGACGCAGgagagatctggatgcatagggGCTTGTTGGGGGATTCCAGGTGCAGAGGGAATGggatgctgtggggaggggggtccaGATGAAGGTAGTTGGGGCACAGCAGGGTGGgtgtgggtgcgggggggggcagccgaatgcatgggggttgggtggaccaggggagggcagctccctgcacagTGACCCTTCCCCCCCTCACCTTTGgcgtgatggggggtggggaagcagcTTTGGAGGGAGGGAGTTGCCAAAGGTGGTTGGTGCAACCATTAAACGGTTCCCTGAAGAAAGTGCCTGAACAGAGTGTGGCTATGGAGTTTAACCCTTTCTGGGCCGGGGAGTGGGAGACAGGCCAGCAGCCTACAAGAGGCGgctgaggaaaaattaaaaataaaataaaaccgtGTTTGCAGACAGGAATCTGGATAGTCGTGTTGATTGACCACACGGTGCATGTCCATCAGTCACCAGGCCGGCAGCAGCAGGAATTACAGCGGAAGTGCCCAGGGCTTCCTGCGTCACACAGTTCCTGTAGTGCTCTAAACAGTGCATGGTGGAGCGGCTGCTTGGCAATAATGAGTGTGCCGTGCACCAGGCTTCTTCCCCTGGAGTGCAGCCTACTtcagagccccctccagcacagcggcaaccctccctccccagcccccaccccgctgctcTGCCTGGCTCTGTCTCCTCAGGGAAGAGGACTGGTCACTGCTCTTCTGTTCTCCCCTTCAACGCAGCCCCGCCCCTAGTAGGGGCAGTAGGGGAAACTGACCAGCACAGGTAAGCGCCCTGTGTCACCCGCTCACGCCCACCCCAAGTTCCTCTGGGCCCAcccaaggggcgggggggaagcaaCTCCTCCCCTGGTGCCTTGTACCTGCGGATCAGTGTCACTTTCATCACATGGGGCTGGGTACCCAGCTCCTGGCAtcacctctccctcccacaaTGTTCCTCCACGGGGAGGAAGTAGGAGGCAACTTGGCCTCGTATAGTTTAGGGGGGCAATGCCCCCCGTCTACCTCCACCCGCACTCCCTACCCTATGAGCCTGGGCCCTTATTGAGGGCACCAATGCGGCACTTAAGGTGATTCCATTTTTGTTTGTAGCTCCTCCAGGGCAGGATCACTGCCCTGCCTGTCTGTCGCTAGCACTGGAGTGGCTAATACTCCTCCTCTCCAGTGCCTGCAGCCCCTAGACATGCACAGGGTCTTACATGAGTTTCAGTGCAAGACCACGTGGACCCACTCCACATAACAGGAGTGGTGGCCCGTACGTCCTGCGTGAGTGCCTGTTCTCTGGCCTGGCCACTGAACTGTTCATGTCCCGACCCTTCAGCAGCCAAAGGGCACCGGCGATCaggagcccaatcctgcaggcCTCATGTGGGCCACCCTCCTTCAGCCGAGGCGTCTCACTGCAGCCAATGAATGCAACAGCAGCACGCCCCCCTTTGCTctgaggggaggagcgagggacGGGGTGAAGGGACCACCCACCAGATAAACCCTGCTGATGACTCTTTAGAAACCACCGTGCAATTTAGATAAACGAGTCATTCGCCTGGCAAGCTCCAGCAACCCCAGCTTCTTGGGAGTTCTCCGGGGTCTTCTCGGTCTGTAATGAGACTGTATCGCCTTTGTTCTGCAGTGCCCCACCCGCTTTTGCGCACGCTCTGACCACTGCAGGAGCTCTGGCAGCCGGTGAAGGCTGGTGTTTACCGTACGACTCCCTGCAAGGTATTGAGTGATTGCCCAAGGTCCTGTGCGAGACCGGGCGGAACTGCTACACGGGCGAATGCTCCGAAGGTCCTTCATACGCTTTTGGTTTCCATAGGAAACGGATAGTGATTCCCAGGAGGAGTACAAAGCTCAATCCCCCCGCAGACTGTGAACAATGTAGCGTAGCTTGTTAATTAGATGAGCTAGTAAGAGATGCTAAACATCACTGCTCCATCAGCTGCCTCTTTTTGTGGCACCTCCCCCATCCTCGATCCCTCTCCTTTCAAATGATAAACCCCCACGCGTAGGGCTTGGGGGCAAGACTGCTGTCAGCTACGCCGCTGTAACTCTGGTGTTACACCGTTCTAGccgatgagaatctggccccttgtTTGCACCTCTTGTCAAGCCTCCAGTGTGTGAATGCTGCCCAGCGGCCCCTCCGAAGTCCCCGCGATCTTAATGATCGATATTGCCTCGTTGTTTACTTCTACCTACTctcccatctgttgtctcttgtcttaaacGTAGATTGTAAACCCCTGAGGACAAGGACTGtcttttgtacagtgcctggcacggCAGGGTCATGGCACGTGGCTGGGGCTCGTAGACACTACAACGAATGATGTGACGCCTGCTGGTTGCAGTCAAACATTTTCTCCCGTAAAATGATCTGAGATGCGGTTGGGGTTTAAGACAGAGCCAGTTCGATGGCGTTCATCCTTTCGTTCTTATTCTGCATGTGCATTGGGGTGTTTATAGCAAGAGATTCCCCAGGGAGATTCCTCGCCCGTTCTGCGTTCGGGACCCTAGAACCCAGCGAGGCTGGAAAAGGCTTTCATGGCTCTTTTTTTGCCTCCTGGCCTGAGCAGTGCCGCGTAGAGACAAGGTGCAGGCTTACCTAATGTAAACCAGGCTGGGTCTCAATCCCCAAATCTTGTGCAGAAGGACCGACTAAAGCTTTGGGTGAAAACGTGTTCTACGCGTCGTAGGTGCTTTATTTTCCAAAGAATAAGAGAAGAGAAATACCAACTTATCCGCAAATCACCATGGGGCGCAGTTGGTTCAGTTCTCAAGCTCTAAGCACCCTCCATGGGAGCCAGACCCTTGAGATGTCAGCTGCTCCCTCTGCAATTCGTATGGCCAGACTTTGTAGGGAGGTCTCCTGAAAATCTGACCCCAACGGTGGAGGCCGAGCCCTGCTGAAAACTGGCTAATGGAGATGGTAAAATACCAGCTTGGGGTTCTCAAAAGGGCCTTCGCTGAGACAGCTTGGCCTTCAGCCAGAGTACAGCTCGACTCAGAGGGAATTACTTTTCTGCATGGGCCGTGTTTAAGAAAGTAACACTGCATTTCTGTAGCAACCCCCACCCTAGGATCTCGGAGCCCTTTATGTATTATATTGAGCTGTGAGATGGGCCAGTATTCTCACCTGCATTTTACagcaggggggaaactgaggcagagaggggggCAACAGGTCAGTGGGAAAAGAGgccagaagtcctgactcccagctcatCTTTCTTAGAGCAGGACAAGCAGGGGGTTAAGTAGGTAGAGCGCTCATTGGTCCCTCCAAGGGAAAGAAGCAGCTGTGTAGGGGGTGTGCTCTCCAGCTTTAGCCCCTGGGGGATAGCGCCTGGAGAAGAGACTGAATTGCAGGCTGCAGTACCACAGCAGCACGTGAGATCCCGGCTAATGGCAAGTTCCCCATTTACTAGCCGCGCAGAAGGGCTGTTCAGTCAGTAGGTCCCTGGGGAAGGATCCCTGTAGCATCAGTAGAGCCCCGAGAGAGAGGCTGCCTACTGGGGCCGTATTTTCATGTCCACATATTTGTAAGAGTAGTGGTGCCCCTTCCCGGTGGACCAGTTGATCCCGTTGGCGTAGGAGCTGTGTTCACCTTTGAGGTACAGCCCGTTGAGGTTGGAGGAGTGGCACTGCCCATACCACCAGCCGCCTTTGTAGAGGACGGCACAGCTGCCCCCAAAGGTGTCGTGGTCTTTGTCCCGCGTGGAGAACCCCAGCTGGTTGTGGCCCGAGAGAGAATCACCTGCAAAGGGAAGAAGGGAAATTCACACAGGGCTTGGCCTGCGGCCTTCGCATGAGGGCAAAGGCTTTCCCCAGCTGGAGTCATAACAAAGAGCCTTGCCTCTAGGTCACCGGTTCAAATCCCGCCCGTCTCTTTGCATATTATTATTCATTAATAGGCAGTATCACGTATGGGGCCTTGATTTCCACCTTGCACAGTCATTCACACTTGAGCAAAGACTCACACCGGTCTGATCTGGCAGTGGTTTGGTGTAAACACTGACCCGAGGTGCAGGGACAACGGAGAATAAGGCCCTAGTCCTGTAGTCCTCCCCtggtgtgaaatgagtttggtgggtcaCAGGATACAGGCGGTGCCCGTACCCCactggagcccccagccccactcacacCCTGGCTGGAACTAGCACCGGCCCAATAACATTTACTAGATGAATTTTGCTACGTTTTCCAGATAGTCGCCTAgaaattccccttcctcccccagttCTAGTTGGAAACTCTCAGCAGAGAAGCTAAGGCCTGAGTGGCCCGTGGACACTGGGCTGCCTTCCCACCCCTAGGGCTGGTCCCTCCAGGTCTGGGCTGAGGCACTGTGGAcatgcagtggggagggggggatgctCCTGCAGACCCCGCCCCAGCTAGACCTGGTGTGTGGACACGCAGGGGCTCcggtgggggcaggctggggctctTCACTGGTGCTAACAGAGTCACAATGGAGGGCTGAGGAATCCtagccctgcctccccacctcGCACAGCTGGTattttatccttgggaatcaCCAGTGGCGGCTTTCCTATGTGATAACCCCCCAGCAGCCTATCCCCACTTGAGGCATCTCCCCCAGCCAGGTATCCCTGTGATTGAGAAATCCAGTCAGTAGCTTCCAAACTCTTAGGGGATGTCTGCACGGCAGCTGGGTGCTGTGATTCCCGGCACAGGTAGAGGCACGCTGGCTTTGCTCGAGGTCGCACACTAGAAGTAGCCGTGTGGCCACGGCAGCCCAGCCAGTGGCTCAGGCCACACGCCGAGTATGTACCCCGGTGGGGCGGCATCCGGaggccagctccagcagctgcggCCACACGGTGGTTTTTAGCATGTGAGCTTGAGCGGAGTTGGCGTCTGTACATCCTCCCGAGCCGGGATTCGCAGCCGCAGTGTGGGCGTTACCCGCCGTGACCCTGAGAAACCGACGCTGCGCCCTCGACTTCGTCAAGTTTCGCCAACGGTCATGGAGGCGAGGGGAAGGGAGGGCACTGACAGGATCCAGCGACAGTGGTTCCCCCACCCAGCTTTGCTAATGGGAGCCTGACCTGCACGGACCCTACTCCTCTTCCTCCagggctgggctcccccagccagccctgcagatGCACCTCAGGCCTGTAGCAGCCCCTTCTGCCCAACAGCTGTTACTGCTCCTCTCCCACGGTCCGGTGGGGCGGCTGCGATTGCTTTTTCTGTGACTTGCTCGGTTACCCTTGTCCCTAATGCTCTGACATTGTGTCTTGGGACGACTGCAGGCtcggggacagatcctcagcagcCCTTACTCCAGTCTTACGCCAGGGAAAGGCTTCCCCTTGGTGACTAGCTAGCCTCATGCAACTCAGCCTTCCCTGTCTGAAGATCTGGGCTCTGCCACCAGAGAGGCCACTGGTCTGAGGGCCTCAACCCTGCATTAGAGGTTAAAGCCGCTAGCGCGAGCTGAGACACTGTggcacagctgccaggctctgctcAGGCGGGGCCGAGGCGTGGAATAGCAAAGGGGGTGCCGCCAGCTGGCCCCCGCTCACCCTGCAGCGGCAGGCAGGCCCAAGTGGAAATCGCTCAGTAACTCACCCATGGTGCCATCCAAGTAGGAGCCCAAGGCGAGCGTGTAGTTTTCCCTTTCGCTCAGCATCTTGAAGCTGCTGTACTTGGCAAATGTGCTGGACTCATTGAAGTCCCTGGCCTCAATCCGCAGCTGGTAGGTCCCTA
Coding sequences within:
- the IFI6 gene encoding interferon alpha-inducible protein 6, which codes for MWRQSQLLFLVCLVLSSGSADRWRDDEEEDGCTLIDALPYMVVGGAALMYAGPAVLASLGFQATGIAANSVGSWLMSWSAISSGGGVPAGGVVATLQSLGAQAGSVAWGSIGSKLGYSAHQNFICGKKQKSKKQ